The sequence below is a genomic window from Nocardia fluminea.
AGACCGAAGACAACGAAGAGTCAGCGCGTCGTCCCACTGCCCGAGCCGCTGGCCGCGATCCTCACTCTGCACCGCGATCGGACGCCGGCGAATCGCTGGAACCTGGTGTGGGTCAGCACGCCCAAAAAGTCTTCGCGCTGGCAAACGGCCACCCCCATAGGCGATTCCGTGGACCGCGATGGATGGAAGGCTGCGCAGGAGCGCGCCGGTGTCGACCCGGTCGACGTGCACGCGATGCGTGGAACCACAGCTACCTTGCTGATGGAGGCCGGTGTCGACGCCCGCATCATTCAGGCAATCCTCGGGCACAGCAATGTGGTTACTACTCGCGGGTATCAGACTGTCAATTTGGACGCGGCGCGTGCGTCGCTCGGGAACCTTCATGGCCTGCTCGAGCTCAGTTAGGGACCGATCCTGAAGCTAAGGCAATCCTTTCCATGTAGTAACGATTTGGCAAAACCGGAGAACGGTGCTCCGAAACGCTTGCGGCACCAACCATTACCGCAGTTACGATCACGTGACCTGGCGAACCTACGACTCGGCAAACGTCCAGCGGGGGAGCAGCATCCGCATTGACGCGGCCAGTAGTATCGAACACATGTTCGAACGGGAGTGCGGGGCTCTCTTCGATCGACCGGGTGGCGAACTACTCGCAGAGGTGCAGCATGGGGCAAGAGGCGCAGTCGATCGGATCCATCCCAGCGTGCGAGCTGGTGGCTGATGCTGTCCGGCAGGGCGTGTTAGCGGGCGATCTACTTGCCAACCTTTTTCCCCCGGGCCTTGACGGTCTGAGCCTGTGCCGCATTAAGGAAATCGCCCGCGGTAACTCCTAGCGCCGGCGCGATTCTCAGGATCTGCTCGATCGTCAGCGTGAGCTTCCCGTTCTCGATCCGCGACAGCGTGGTGGTGTGAATTCCCGTTCGCTCAGACAGATCCGCCTGGGTCAGTCCAGCACGGGCGCGCTCAGCGCGGAGGTGCGCAGCCAGCGCCTCATGCGCCAGCTCCTCAAGAGAGTCGGAGTGATCCATGCGGCTAATTCTGATAGCAGATCGGCTAAATTTGCAACCCTTTCGGGGCGTGGCACCCTGCATGTCGTGTCCGGCAACCCGCGAGAAATCGATCATTGACACTTAGCGGCCCGGCTATGTAGCTTAGCGGCATGGCTAATTCCGCCGCAGCTGCTCACACTGCACGTCAGGTACGTGATCAACGCCGTCACGCGAATCTCACACAGCTTGAACTCGCGTCCAAGTCGGGGCTCACTGTGTGGGTCGTGCGGGGGATCGAAGCCGGTGACGGGCGAACAACTGGCGCACAGATCATCGCGCTCGCCGAGGCCATGGACCTCGAAGCCAAGGACCTCATGCCCTCGCTCGCGGAGGACGAGCTGGTATGACCGCGGCACACCAGGCCGGGCCAGTTCCCGTGCAGATCAGCTACAACACCCGCCAGGCTGCGGCCGCGACCGGCATCGCCGAGTCGACGCTGCGCCAGCTGGTCCGACAGGGCAAGCTCGCCGCCCGCTACAACGGTGCCTCGATCCTGATCGACGCCGAGGATCTCGCCCGGTACTACCGGTCGCTGCCCTCCGAACGTCAGGTCGATATCGAGTGCGCTGCGAATCGCGGTGTGGCATGACCCAGTCCACGCAGGAAACTCTCGCGCTCACAACCGATCTCGCTCGCGCCAGCGTCCCGCTCGGCAGCGTCGTGATCCTGTGGTGCGCGGTCGTCTGGAACTCGCCGACCTACCTCGCGCTCGCCTTGCTGGCTGTATGCGCGTCGTGTGTGGCGGTCCGCCCCGATACGTCCCTCGGCTCCGACCGAGGGATCCCGTCGCCCGACGCGGGTGATCCCAGCATCCACGCGTCGGGCGACCTGCCAAAACCCCAGTAACCCAGTGCGTCCGCCGAGCAGCCACTCGACGGACGCGGTCCCAGTAACCACCAGAACAAGGAGATCGTAATGCAACACCTCATGCAGTTCGTAGACCGGACGTTCGGGCGCTTGCCCCGACACGCGGCCCGGTTCGGATCCGCACTGACTGTCAAGGCGATCCGTGCCCGGCTCGCCGACGAGGAAGGCACCGCCGAAAAGCTCGCCGCGTACGCGGAGTCCGTCGCTCGGCAGGCCGCGGTCACCGCCGCCATGTATGCGCCAACGTTGACCCTGCCGATCGTCGACGTCGAGGTGATCGACGCCGAGCTTGTCGACCCCGACACGTTGCCGTTGCGCCGCGCCGAGCTGTTCGCGATCACCGACGGCCGTCCGGCTCATGAGCTGGATTTCGCGCTGGCGGGTGTGCGATGAGCCGTTACGTCATGTCCAAGTGGGACGGCTCGGTCGCCGCCCACTACAGCACCAGCGACGATCGCATCGAGGTGCGGTTCGGTGAGACTTCGATCGACGTCACCCTCGATGAAGCAACTGCCTTGCGGGCGGCGCTCGATCAGGCTCCGCTCACCTCGGCCTTGCCCAAGTGCCCCGAATGCAACGGCCGCAAGATGCTGCGCGTCGACGGCAAGTACCGCATGTGCGGGACCTGCGAGTACACGGGACTTGCACCCGTTACCGATGGCGGTGCGGCATGAGCACCGATCCCCGTACCCCCGCCGAAGTCGCCGACTGGTTAACCGAGAAGGCCACCGACGCGAAGGCTGTCGCCGCCGAGCGCTACCCGCACGACCCGACGGCCCGGCGCATCGACGAGACAGCGCAGCTGCGCCTCCTCGTCGAGCAGGCTGCCGAGTCCCTGCGCGAATTCGAGCGACACCTCGACGAGATCTTCCGGCTGAATGCCGAGCTCGACCTCAAGCAGGCCCGCCACGAGTACACGACTGCACGGCTGCGTCGTCGCATCCGTCACGGCCGCCGATCCCGCGCCGCCCTGCGCGCCACCCGACTGGAGATCGCATCATGACCAACCCCACTGGCACCCCGGGCGGTGACATGAGTGTCGCCGACTTCAACGAACTGCGCGACGCGGCTCGCAAGGATCTCGACGAGCTGATCGCATTCGCGGTCGCGCTCGACGAGCCCTCCGAGATGGACGCGGCGTTCACCTTGACGGGAAAGGTCGTGCGCACTGACTGGAAAACGTCGGTGCCGCTGATCCTCACCGCGGCCGTGGCCCGGCTCGCTGCCGCACGGGAGGTCCAGTGACCTGCCAGGACTGCGCCCGCCACGTCGTAGAAATCAACCGCCTTACCGCAGCGGCTGCGGTCGTCGCGGCGGGCGCCGCTGCTGCTGCCAAGAACTACCGGGAGCGCATCCACCACCTCGAAGCCAAGCTCGCCCTGTACACCGTGACGGGCAAGCGGACCCGCACGCGCCGGTCCGGTGTCCGGCCGTGGGCGGTGACCCGATGAGCCCGCTCGCGATCATCTTGCAGGCCGCCATCTGCGGCGCGATCATCATCGGCGCCCTGGCGTACCTCGCCGGGCTCGCGGTCGTCGACTACCTGCACCCGTCGATGTCGGCAGTGGCCGGCATCGCCCTCGACGGGCCGAGCAGCTGCACCGCCTACAACCCTGTCCGCGCGGAAACCGCCGAGCCCTGCCACTGCTGCGAGTGCGTCGACTGCGCCGGGTGCCCGACATGCGAGGACCCTGGCGACGTCTTCGACTACCGGAGAGGTGTCGCATGAGCTGGGGCGAGGGTGCGCCGTGCACACAGACCGAACCTGATTCGTGGTTCCCTGTCGGCGAGCTGGGCCGGGCTGGCCGTGTCCGAGATCTCGTCGCCGTGTGCGAGAGCTGCCCCGTGCGGGGCATGTGCGCCGCCGAGGCACTGCGGATCGGTGCGGCACACGGCGTGTGGGCCGGAGTCGACCTCGGTGACGGGGACGTCACCACGGGCCGGGCCCGCGCCCAGAAGCACCTCACCCCGATCGCGTTCGCGTGGGCGCTGGAGTACACGGCGCAGCATCCGGCGGTTGCCTCATGACGGCGCCGACCGAGCCCGGCGTGTACGCGGGCGTGCCCGAGTCGGTCTACCACGGCGACACCCCTCGTCTGGTCAATGGCAAACATGTCGGGTCGCTGTCGTCCTCGGCGGGGCGCAAGCTGCTCGAGCTGGCCCCGGCCGAATGGCGGTACGCCCAGGATCACCCCCAGGTACGTGAGGTCACCGAGGCGATGGAGTTCGGCAGCGCCGTGCACACCGCGGTGCTCGGCGTCGGCGACCCCATCGTCATCGTCGACGCGGGCGACTGGAAGAAGAAGGCCGACCAGGAAACACGCAAGGCGATCCGCGCCGAGGGCGGCATTCCGTTGCTGCCCAAGCAGCTCGCCAAGGTGCACGCGATGCGCGACGCGGTCCGTCAGCACGAGGTCGCCGGGCCACTGTTCGCCAGCGGGACACCCGAGGTCAGTGGCTACGCCCGCGACCCCGAGACCGGCGTCATGCTGCGCGCCCGCATCGACTGGCTGCGTGAACTCGGCGGCGGGCGTCGGGTCGCGATCGACCTCAAGACTGCCGACTCGTCCGACCCAGAGGAGTTCGGCAAGGAGTGCGGGAAATTCGAGTACCACGTCCAACAGCCCTGGTATGAGGACGTTTTCGCCGAGCGCGGAATGCCGCTGACGCATTGGCTGTGGGTCGTTGTCGCCAAGCGTCCGCCCCACCTGGTCAGCGTGTGCGAGCTACCGCCGCGCGCCGTCGACCTCGGCCGCGCGATCAAACGACGCGCGGTCGACACCTACGCACGGTGCGCCGAGGCCGACGACTGGCCCGGACACCTGCCCGTCATCCACCAGATCGACTTGCCCTACTGGGCGTACAAGCAGGAGGAGAACCAGCAGTGAGCACAGAAGTAGCTACAGCGAACGACCAGTTCGTGCCCGTCATCGGCTCGGGTATGGGCGACCCGTTCGGCGCGGTCACCGTCTACGCCGACATGATCGACACCGCGTACGGGCTTGCCGAAAAGCTTTGCCGGACGCCGCTCGTCGGCACCGTGTATCGGGGCAAGCCCGCCGACGCCGCGGTTGCGATCCT
It includes:
- a CDS encoding helix-turn-helix domain-containing protein: MTAAHQAGPVPVQISYNTRQAAAATGIAESTLRQLVRQGKLAARYNGASILIDAEDLARYYRSLPSERQVDIECAANRGVA
- a CDS encoding helix-turn-helix domain-containing protein, which translates into the protein MDHSDSLEELAHEALAAHLRAERARAGLTQADLSERTGIHTTTLSRIENGKLTLTIEQILRIAPALGVTAGDFLNAAQAQTVKARGKKVGK
- a CDS encoding helix-turn-helix domain-containing protein; this translates as MANSAAAAHTARQVRDQRRHANLTQLELASKSGLTVWVVRGIEAGDGRTTGAQIIALAEAMDLEAKDLMPSLAEDELV
- a CDS encoding PD-(D/E)XK nuclease-like domain-containing protein, whose amino-acid sequence is MTAPTEPGVYAGVPESVYHGDTPRLVNGKHVGSLSSSAGRKLLELAPAEWRYAQDHPQVREVTEAMEFGSAVHTAVLGVGDPIVIVDAGDWKKKADQETRKAIRAEGGIPLLPKQLAKVHAMRDAVRQHEVAGPLFASGTPEVSGYARDPETGVMLRARIDWLRELGGGRRVAIDLKTADSSDPEEFGKECGKFEYHVQQPWYEDVFAERGMPLTHWLWVVVAKRPPHLVSVCELPPRAVDLGRAIKRRAVDTYARCAEADDWPGHLPVIHQIDLPYWAYKQEENQQ
- a CDS encoding WhiB family transcriptional regulator, which produces MSWGEGAPCTQTEPDSWFPVGELGRAGRVRDLVAVCESCPVRGMCAAEALRIGAAHGVWAGVDLGDGDVTTGRARAQKHLTPIAFAWALEYTAQHPAVAS